One segment of Pogoniulus pusillus isolate bPogPus1 chromosome 26, bPogPus1.pri, whole genome shotgun sequence DNA contains the following:
- the RUBCN gene encoding run domain Beclin-1-interacting and cysteine-rich domain-containing protein isoform X4 yields the protein MEVGPRDGRADSRKEHWKLLGNLKTTVEGLVSTSNPNVWSKYGGLERLCRDMHSILYHGLIHDKVCCRQKDYWQFVKDICWLSPGSAHHLEKFISLQESRQLDSEGPGDQAIAQLWLQHSLQCHCLSVQLRPLLGNRQYIRKFYSDTAFLLSDAHVTAMLQCLEAVEQNNPRLLAQIDASMLAGTSLPSLCASDLPAGTREMCDNTEGYESHLPGALGCQDRFPESLLTRKNDGAPPVTKSQSLTALPASPYVSAAGCMQQHCFGSFSSLHHQASSGLSDRRPASSSVSSSASQPQDHCPSSRSSSFSEGRSPLEQPGSVNHFHIPSPKDPFSPASEMSSSTTSQSEDTWTGSQDDPQSDVNDGPEYLAIGNLGRRGRARSSASTNSTKSSSSKLFSSSSSQKLDSVSSLGEQGASGGESRGLSLLRRSSFSEGQSSAPQSILKKSHVRSHSDTNVASGRLHESHGDPGGGRGPVSASTQSSELSTPSSLYMEYDSGQYLSSGEGMFRRPSEGQSLISYLSEQDFGSCADLEKENAHFSISESLIAAIELMKCNMMNRQLEEEEEDSDKEIQELKQKIRIRRQQIRTRHLFPTCQEMGLDSLVATDSESQFSSHGSMRLSDSGSVEDVEEYEIQDADIKRNPDSSRKSFLSSESISHSFLNSNSAEAVAMGLLKQFEGMQLPAASELEWLVPEHDAPQKLLPIPDSLPISPDDGEHADIYKLRIRVRGNLEWAPPRPQIIFNIHPAPTRKVAVAKQNYRCTGCGIRTDPDYIKRLRYCEYLGKYFCQCCHENAQMVIPSRILRKWDFSKYCVSNFSKDLLSKIWSDPLFNVQDINPALYRKVKPLNQVWLLRIQLFHMKNMFKTCRLAKDLLDAFDAVPGHLTEDLHLYSLSDLSATKKGDLVPRLAELLRAGSLHVEKCMLCQAKGFICEFCQNESDIIFPFELNKCRTCEECKACYHKSCFKSSHCPRCERLQARRELLAKQSMESYVSDYEDELEQPEVVAAT from the exons ATGGAGGTCGGGCCCCGCGACGGGCGCGCGGACAGCAG GAAGGAACATTGGAAGCTGCTGGGCAACCTGAAGACCACAGTGGAAGGTTTGGTGTCCACTAGCAATCCGAATGTGTGGTCCAAGTATGGTGGCTTGGAACGGCTCTGCAGAGACATGCACAGCATCCTCTACCATGGGCTGATCCACGATAAG gtgtgctgcaggcagaaggaTTACTGGCAGTTTGTGAAGGACATTTGTTGGCTGAGTCCTGGCTCTGCACATCACCTGGAGAAG TTCATCAGCCTTCAGGAGAGCAGACAGCTTGACTCGGAGGGCCCAGGGGACCAGGCCATtgcacagctgtggctgcagcacagcctgcagtgccACTGCCTATCAGTGCAGCTGAGACCGCTCCTGGGGAACCGGCAATACATCAGGAAATTTTACTCAG ACACTGCCTTCCTGCTCAGTGACGCGCACGTTACAGCCatgctgcagtgcctggaggcTGTCGAGCAGAACAACCCCAGGCTTCTGGCTCAGATTGACGCCTCCATG CTGGCTGGCACGTCACTGCCTTCCCTGTGCGCTTCGGATCTTCCTGCTGGGACAAGAGAGATGTGTGACAACACTGAAGGATATGAGAGCCATCTGCCTGGGGCACTGGGCTGCCAGGATCGCTTCCCTGAGAGCCTG CTTACCAGGAAGAATGATGGTGCACCTCCAGTGACCAAGAGCCAGAGCCTGACTGCCCTTCCTGCATCCCCATatgtctctgctgcaggctgtatgcagcagcactgctttgggtCCTTCTCTAGCCTACACCATcaggcctcctctggcctctcag ACAGGAGACCAGCGAGCTCCTCTGTCAGCTCCAGTGCCAGCCAGCCTCAGGACCACTGCCCATCCAGCCGTTCCTCCTCCTTCAGTGAGGGCAGGTCCCCTCTGGAACAGCCTGGGTCTGTCAACCACTTTCACATCCCTTCGCCCAAAGaccccttctctccagccagtgagatgagctccagcaccaccagccaGAGCGAGGACACTTGGACAGGGAGTCAGGATGATCCCCAGAGCGATGTTAACGATGGCCCAGAGTACCTGGCCATTGGGAACTTAGGGCGCCGGGGCCGGGCACGTAGCAGTGCCAGTACCAACAGCACCAAGAGCAGTAGCTCCAagctcttctcctccagcagctcccagaagcTGGACTCTGTCTCCTCCTtaggggagcagggagcaagTGGAGGTGAAAGCAGAGGCCTGAGCTTGTTGCGCCGGTCCAGCTTCTCAGAGGGACAGTCATCAGCTCCGCAGAGCATCCTCAAGAAGAGCCACGTGCGCTCACACTCGGACACCAACGTGGCTTCGGGGAGGCTGCACG AGTCCCATGGAGATCcaggtggagggagaggacCAGTCTCTGCTTCCACACAGAGTAGTGAACTGAGCACACCAAGCTCCCTCTACATGGAGTATG ACTCTGGACAGTATCTCAGCTCGGGGGAAGGGATGTTCAGAAGACCCTCAGAAGGGCAGTCCCTCATCAGCTACCTCTCAGAGCAGGACTTTGGCAGCTGTGCAGACCTGGAGAAG GAGAATGCCCACTTTAGCATCTCAGAGTCCCTGATTGCTGCCATTGAGCTGATGAAATGCAACATGATGAACcggcagctggaggaggaggaggaggacagcgACAAGGAGATCCAGGAGCTCAAACAAAAGATTCGCATTCGACGCCAGCAGATCCGTACCAGGCACCTGTTCCCCACCTGCCAGGAGATGGGCTTAGACA GTCTTGTGGCAACGGACAGTGAGTCCCAGTTCAGCTCCCACGGCTCCATGCGGCTCTCTGACTCTGGCTCTGTGGAGGATGTGGAAGAATATGAGATTCAAG ATGCAGACATCAAGAGGAACCCAGACTCCAGCAGGAAGTCCTTTCTCTCCTCGGAATCCAT ATCCCACTCCTTCCTCAATTCCAACTCGGCAGAGGCCGTGGCCATGGGCTTGCTGAAGCAATTTGAGGGcatgcagctcccagctgcctctgAATTGGAGTGGCTGGTCCCTGAGCACGACGCTCCACAAAAG ctcctgcccatcccCGACTCTCTGCCCATCTCTCCTGATGATGGAGAACATGCTGACATCTACAAGCTGAGGATTCGGGTGCGTGGAAATCTGGAGTGGGCCCCACCGCGACCACAGATCATCTTCAACATTCATCCAGCCCCAAC gaggaaggtggCTGTGGCCAAACAGAATTACCGATGCACAGGCTGTGGCATCCGAACTGATCCTG ATTACATCAAGCGGCTGCGATACTGCGAGTACCTGGGGAAGTACTTCTGCCAGTGCTGCCACGAGAACGCCCAGATGGTCATCCCCAGCCGCATCCTGCGCAAGTGGGACTTCAGCAAGTACTGCGTGAGCAACTTCTCCAAAGACCTGCTGAGCAAGATCTGGAGTGATCCCCTCTTTAATGTGCAGGATATTAATCCTGCCCTCTACCGGAAAGTGAAGCCTCTCAACCAAGTGTGG ctgctgcgaATCCAGCTTTTCCACATGAAGAACATGTTTAAGACGTGCCGGCTGGCTAAAGA CCTCCTCGATGCCTTTGATGCAGTGCCTGGCCACTTGACAGAGGATTTGCACCTCTACTCCCTGAGCGATCTCAGTGCCACAAAGAAGGGAGACCTGGTGCCCCGCCTGGCAGAGCTCCTGAGGGCAGGCAGCCTGCACGTTGAGAAGTGCATG CTGTGCCAAGCCAAAGGCTTCATCTGCGAGTTTTGCCAGAATGAGAGTGACATCATCTTCCCCTTTGAGCTCAACAAATGCAGGACATGTGAAG
- the RUBCN gene encoding run domain Beclin-1-interacting and cysteine-rich domain-containing protein isoform X3, whose translation MEVGPRDGRADSRKEHWKLLGNLKTTVEGLVSTSNPNVWSKYGGLERLCRDMHSILYHGLIHDKVCCRQKDYWQFVKDICWLSPGSAHHLEKFISLQESRQLDSEGPGDQAIAQLWLQHSLQCHCLSVQLRPLLGNRQYIRKFYSDTAFLLSDAHVTAMLQCLEAVEQNNPRLLAQIDASMLAGTSLPSLCASDLPAGTREMCDNTEGYESHLPGALGCQDRFPESLLTRKNDGAPPVTKSQSLTALPASPYVSAAGCMQQHCFGSFSSLHHQASSGLSDRRPASSSVSSSASQPQDHCPSSRSSSFSEGRSPLEQPGSVNHFHIPSPKDPFSPASEMSSSTTSQSEDTWTGSQDDPQSDVNDGPEYLAIGNLGRRGRARSSASTNSTKSSSSKLFSSSSSQKLDSVSSLGEQGASGGESRGLSLLRRSSFSEGQSSAPQSILKKSHVRSHSDTNVASGRLHGGLRDITIIIEDPVAESHGDPGGGRGPVSASTQSSELSTPSSLYMEYDSGQYLSSGEGMFRRPSEGQSLISYLSEQDFGSCADLEKENAHFSISESLIAAIELMKCNMMNRQLEEEEEDSDKEIQELKQKIRIRRQQIRTRHLFPTCQEMGLDSLVATDSESQFSSHGSMRLSDSGSVEDVEEYEIQDADIKRNPDSSRKSFLSSESISHSFLNSNSAEAVAMGLLKQFEGMQLPAASELEWLVPEHDAPQKLLPIPDSLPISPDDGEHADIYKLRIRVRGNLEWAPPRPQIIFNIHPAPTRKVAVAKQNYRCTGCGIRTDPDYIKRLRYCEYLGKYFCQCCHENAQMVIPSRILRKWDFSKYCVSNFSKDLLSKIWSDPLFNVQDINPALYRKVKPLNQVWLLRIQLFHMKNMFKTCRLAKDLLDAFDAVPGHLTEDLHLYSLSDLSATKKGDLVPRLAELLRAGSLHVEKCMLCQAKGFICEFCQNESDIIFPFELNKCRTCEECKACYHKSCFKSSHCPRCERLQARRELLAKQSMESYVSDYEDELEQPEVVAAT comes from the exons ATGGAGGTCGGGCCCCGCGACGGGCGCGCGGACAGCAG GAAGGAACATTGGAAGCTGCTGGGCAACCTGAAGACCACAGTGGAAGGTTTGGTGTCCACTAGCAATCCGAATGTGTGGTCCAAGTATGGTGGCTTGGAACGGCTCTGCAGAGACATGCACAGCATCCTCTACCATGGGCTGATCCACGATAAG gtgtgctgcaggcagaaggaTTACTGGCAGTTTGTGAAGGACATTTGTTGGCTGAGTCCTGGCTCTGCACATCACCTGGAGAAG TTCATCAGCCTTCAGGAGAGCAGACAGCTTGACTCGGAGGGCCCAGGGGACCAGGCCATtgcacagctgtggctgcagcacagcctgcagtgccACTGCCTATCAGTGCAGCTGAGACCGCTCCTGGGGAACCGGCAATACATCAGGAAATTTTACTCAG ACACTGCCTTCCTGCTCAGTGACGCGCACGTTACAGCCatgctgcagtgcctggaggcTGTCGAGCAGAACAACCCCAGGCTTCTGGCTCAGATTGACGCCTCCATG CTGGCTGGCACGTCACTGCCTTCCCTGTGCGCTTCGGATCTTCCTGCTGGGACAAGAGAGATGTGTGACAACACTGAAGGATATGAGAGCCATCTGCCTGGGGCACTGGGCTGCCAGGATCGCTTCCCTGAGAGCCTG CTTACCAGGAAGAATGATGGTGCACCTCCAGTGACCAAGAGCCAGAGCCTGACTGCCCTTCCTGCATCCCCATatgtctctgctgcaggctgtatgcagcagcactgctttgggtCCTTCTCTAGCCTACACCATcaggcctcctctggcctctcag ACAGGAGACCAGCGAGCTCCTCTGTCAGCTCCAGTGCCAGCCAGCCTCAGGACCACTGCCCATCCAGCCGTTCCTCCTCCTTCAGTGAGGGCAGGTCCCCTCTGGAACAGCCTGGGTCTGTCAACCACTTTCACATCCCTTCGCCCAAAGaccccttctctccagccagtgagatgagctccagcaccaccagccaGAGCGAGGACACTTGGACAGGGAGTCAGGATGATCCCCAGAGCGATGTTAACGATGGCCCAGAGTACCTGGCCATTGGGAACTTAGGGCGCCGGGGCCGGGCACGTAGCAGTGCCAGTACCAACAGCACCAAGAGCAGTAGCTCCAagctcttctcctccagcagctcccagaagcTGGACTCTGTCTCCTCCTtaggggagcagggagcaagTGGAGGTGAAAGCAGAGGCCTGAGCTTGTTGCGCCGGTCCAGCTTCTCAGAGGGACAGTCATCAGCTCCGCAGAGCATCCTCAAGAAGAGCCACGTGCGCTCACACTCGGACACCAACGTGGCTTCGGGGAGGCTGCACG GAGGCCTCAGGGATATCACCATTATAATAGAAGATCCAGTGGCAG AGTCCCATGGAGATCcaggtggagggagaggacCAGTCTCTGCTTCCACACAGAGTAGTGAACTGAGCACACCAAGCTCCCTCTACATGGAGTATG ACTCTGGACAGTATCTCAGCTCGGGGGAAGGGATGTTCAGAAGACCCTCAGAAGGGCAGTCCCTCATCAGCTACCTCTCAGAGCAGGACTTTGGCAGCTGTGCAGACCTGGAGAAG GAGAATGCCCACTTTAGCATCTCAGAGTCCCTGATTGCTGCCATTGAGCTGATGAAATGCAACATGATGAACcggcagctggaggaggaggaggaggacagcgACAAGGAGATCCAGGAGCTCAAACAAAAGATTCGCATTCGACGCCAGCAGATCCGTACCAGGCACCTGTTCCCCACCTGCCAGGAGATGGGCTTAGACA GTCTTGTGGCAACGGACAGTGAGTCCCAGTTCAGCTCCCACGGCTCCATGCGGCTCTCTGACTCTGGCTCTGTGGAGGATGTGGAAGAATATGAGATTCAAG ATGCAGACATCAAGAGGAACCCAGACTCCAGCAGGAAGTCCTTTCTCTCCTCGGAATCCAT ATCCCACTCCTTCCTCAATTCCAACTCGGCAGAGGCCGTGGCCATGGGCTTGCTGAAGCAATTTGAGGGcatgcagctcccagctgcctctgAATTGGAGTGGCTGGTCCCTGAGCACGACGCTCCACAAAAG ctcctgcccatcccCGACTCTCTGCCCATCTCTCCTGATGATGGAGAACATGCTGACATCTACAAGCTGAGGATTCGGGTGCGTGGAAATCTGGAGTGGGCCCCACCGCGACCACAGATCATCTTCAACATTCATCCAGCCCCAAC gaggaaggtggCTGTGGCCAAACAGAATTACCGATGCACAGGCTGTGGCATCCGAACTGATCCTG ATTACATCAAGCGGCTGCGATACTGCGAGTACCTGGGGAAGTACTTCTGCCAGTGCTGCCACGAGAACGCCCAGATGGTCATCCCCAGCCGCATCCTGCGCAAGTGGGACTTCAGCAAGTACTGCGTGAGCAACTTCTCCAAAGACCTGCTGAGCAAGATCTGGAGTGATCCCCTCTTTAATGTGCAGGATATTAATCCTGCCCTCTACCGGAAAGTGAAGCCTCTCAACCAAGTGTGG ctgctgcgaATCCAGCTTTTCCACATGAAGAACATGTTTAAGACGTGCCGGCTGGCTAAAGA CCTCCTCGATGCCTTTGATGCAGTGCCTGGCCACTTGACAGAGGATTTGCACCTCTACTCCCTGAGCGATCTCAGTGCCACAAAGAAGGGAGACCTGGTGCCCCGCCTGGCAGAGCTCCTGAGGGCAGGCAGCCTGCACGTTGAGAAGTGCATG CTGTGCCAAGCCAAAGGCTTCATCTGCGAGTTTTGCCAGAATGAGAGTGACATCATCTTCCCCTTTGAGCTCAACAAATGCAGGACATGTGAAG
- the RUBCN gene encoding run domain Beclin-1-interacting and cysteine-rich domain-containing protein isoform X2 has translation MEVGPRDGRADSRKEHWKLLGNLKTTVEGLVSTSNPNVWSKYGGLERLCRDMHSILYHGLIHDKVCCRQKDYWQFVKDICWLSPGSAHHLEKFISLQESRQLDSEGPGDQAIAQLWLQHSLQCHCLSVQLRPLLGNRQYIRKFYSDTAFLLSDAHVTAMLQCLEAVEQNNPRLLAQIDASMLAGTSLPSLCASDLPAGTREMCDNTEGYESHLPGALGCQDRFPESLLTRKNDGAPPVTKSQSLTALPASPYVSAAGCMQQHCFGSFSSLHHQASSGLSDRRPASSSVSSSASQPQDHCPSSRSSSFSEGRSPLEQPGSVNHFHIPSPKDPFSPASEMSSSTTSQSEDTWTGSQDDPQSDVNDGPEYLAIGNLGRRGRARSSASTNSTKSSSSKLFSSSSSQKLDSVSSLGEQGASGGESRGLSLLRRSSFSEGQSSAPQSILKKSHVRSHSDTNVASGRLHESHGDPGGGRGPVSASTQSSELSTPSSLYMEYDSGQYLSSGEGMFRRPSEGQSLISYLSEQDFGSCADLEKENAHFSISESLIAAIELMKCNMMNRQLEEEEEDSDKEIQELKQKIRIRRQQIRTRHLFPTCQEMGLDSLVATDSESQFSSHGSMRLSDSGSVEDVEEYEIQDGNDGSNLTQMSKNGLSVSMASLFSDADIKRNPDSSRKSFLSSESISHSFLNSNSAEAVAMGLLKQFEGMQLPAASELEWLVPEHDAPQKLLPIPDSLPISPDDGEHADIYKLRIRVRGNLEWAPPRPQIIFNIHPAPTRKVAVAKQNYRCTGCGIRTDPDYIKRLRYCEYLGKYFCQCCHENAQMVIPSRILRKWDFSKYCVSNFSKDLLSKIWSDPLFNVQDINPALYRKVKPLNQVWLLRIQLFHMKNMFKTCRLAKDLLDAFDAVPGHLTEDLHLYSLSDLSATKKGDLVPRLAELLRAGSLHVEKCMLCQAKGFICEFCQNESDIIFPFELNKCRTCEECKACYHKSCFKSSHCPRCERLQARRELLAKQSMESYVSDYEDELEQPEVVAAT, from the exons ATGGAGGTCGGGCCCCGCGACGGGCGCGCGGACAGCAG GAAGGAACATTGGAAGCTGCTGGGCAACCTGAAGACCACAGTGGAAGGTTTGGTGTCCACTAGCAATCCGAATGTGTGGTCCAAGTATGGTGGCTTGGAACGGCTCTGCAGAGACATGCACAGCATCCTCTACCATGGGCTGATCCACGATAAG gtgtgctgcaggcagaaggaTTACTGGCAGTTTGTGAAGGACATTTGTTGGCTGAGTCCTGGCTCTGCACATCACCTGGAGAAG TTCATCAGCCTTCAGGAGAGCAGACAGCTTGACTCGGAGGGCCCAGGGGACCAGGCCATtgcacagctgtggctgcagcacagcctgcagtgccACTGCCTATCAGTGCAGCTGAGACCGCTCCTGGGGAACCGGCAATACATCAGGAAATTTTACTCAG ACACTGCCTTCCTGCTCAGTGACGCGCACGTTACAGCCatgctgcagtgcctggaggcTGTCGAGCAGAACAACCCCAGGCTTCTGGCTCAGATTGACGCCTCCATG CTGGCTGGCACGTCACTGCCTTCCCTGTGCGCTTCGGATCTTCCTGCTGGGACAAGAGAGATGTGTGACAACACTGAAGGATATGAGAGCCATCTGCCTGGGGCACTGGGCTGCCAGGATCGCTTCCCTGAGAGCCTG CTTACCAGGAAGAATGATGGTGCACCTCCAGTGACCAAGAGCCAGAGCCTGACTGCCCTTCCTGCATCCCCATatgtctctgctgcaggctgtatgcagcagcactgctttgggtCCTTCTCTAGCCTACACCATcaggcctcctctggcctctcag ACAGGAGACCAGCGAGCTCCTCTGTCAGCTCCAGTGCCAGCCAGCCTCAGGACCACTGCCCATCCAGCCGTTCCTCCTCCTTCAGTGAGGGCAGGTCCCCTCTGGAACAGCCTGGGTCTGTCAACCACTTTCACATCCCTTCGCCCAAAGaccccttctctccagccagtgagatgagctccagcaccaccagccaGAGCGAGGACACTTGGACAGGGAGTCAGGATGATCCCCAGAGCGATGTTAACGATGGCCCAGAGTACCTGGCCATTGGGAACTTAGGGCGCCGGGGCCGGGCACGTAGCAGTGCCAGTACCAACAGCACCAAGAGCAGTAGCTCCAagctcttctcctccagcagctcccagaagcTGGACTCTGTCTCCTCCTtaggggagcagggagcaagTGGAGGTGAAAGCAGAGGCCTGAGCTTGTTGCGCCGGTCCAGCTTCTCAGAGGGACAGTCATCAGCTCCGCAGAGCATCCTCAAGAAGAGCCACGTGCGCTCACACTCGGACACCAACGTGGCTTCGGGGAGGCTGCACG AGTCCCATGGAGATCcaggtggagggagaggacCAGTCTCTGCTTCCACACAGAGTAGTGAACTGAGCACACCAAGCTCCCTCTACATGGAGTATG ACTCTGGACAGTATCTCAGCTCGGGGGAAGGGATGTTCAGAAGACCCTCAGAAGGGCAGTCCCTCATCAGCTACCTCTCAGAGCAGGACTTTGGCAGCTGTGCAGACCTGGAGAAG GAGAATGCCCACTTTAGCATCTCAGAGTCCCTGATTGCTGCCATTGAGCTGATGAAATGCAACATGATGAACcggcagctggaggaggaggaggaggacagcgACAAGGAGATCCAGGAGCTCAAACAAAAGATTCGCATTCGACGCCAGCAGATCCGTACCAGGCACCTGTTCCCCACCTGCCAGGAGATGGGCTTAGACA GTCTTGTGGCAACGGACAGTGAGTCCCAGTTCAGCTCCCACGGCTCCATGCGGCTCTCTGACTCTGGCTCTGTGGAGGATGTGGAAGAATATGAGATTCAAG ATGGTAACGATGGATCTAACCTGACTCAAATGTCCAAGAACGGCCTCTCAGTGTCAATGGCTTCCTTGTTCTCAG ATGCAGACATCAAGAGGAACCCAGACTCCAGCAGGAAGTCCTTTCTCTCCTCGGAATCCAT ATCCCACTCCTTCCTCAATTCCAACTCGGCAGAGGCCGTGGCCATGGGCTTGCTGAAGCAATTTGAGGGcatgcagctcccagctgcctctgAATTGGAGTGGCTGGTCCCTGAGCACGACGCTCCACAAAAG ctcctgcccatcccCGACTCTCTGCCCATCTCTCCTGATGATGGAGAACATGCTGACATCTACAAGCTGAGGATTCGGGTGCGTGGAAATCTGGAGTGGGCCCCACCGCGACCACAGATCATCTTCAACATTCATCCAGCCCCAAC gaggaaggtggCTGTGGCCAAACAGAATTACCGATGCACAGGCTGTGGCATCCGAACTGATCCTG ATTACATCAAGCGGCTGCGATACTGCGAGTACCTGGGGAAGTACTTCTGCCAGTGCTGCCACGAGAACGCCCAGATGGTCATCCCCAGCCGCATCCTGCGCAAGTGGGACTTCAGCAAGTACTGCGTGAGCAACTTCTCCAAAGACCTGCTGAGCAAGATCTGGAGTGATCCCCTCTTTAATGTGCAGGATATTAATCCTGCCCTCTACCGGAAAGTGAAGCCTCTCAACCAAGTGTGG ctgctgcgaATCCAGCTTTTCCACATGAAGAACATGTTTAAGACGTGCCGGCTGGCTAAAGA CCTCCTCGATGCCTTTGATGCAGTGCCTGGCCACTTGACAGAGGATTTGCACCTCTACTCCCTGAGCGATCTCAGTGCCACAAAGAAGGGAGACCTGGTGCCCCGCCTGGCAGAGCTCCTGAGGGCAGGCAGCCTGCACGTTGAGAAGTGCATG CTGTGCCAAGCCAAAGGCTTCATCTGCGAGTTTTGCCAGAATGAGAGTGACATCATCTTCCCCTTTGAGCTCAACAAATGCAGGACATGTGAAG